A single window of Methylomarinum sp. Ch1-1 DNA harbors:
- a CDS encoding Nudix family hydrolase has product MPNTGLNQQRQDQGLAVHVAVGVIEDVDGKILIARRPDHVHQGGLWEFPGGKLESGESVRQALSRELDEELGIRFKQAQPLIKIAHRYAELDVLLDVWRIKAFAGQVRGREGQEVKWVKPEQLSDYQFPAANRPIISAARLPSHYAILEGRDETAVLTHLGALIEQGVKLVQLRLKNFTRAVPKRLLQDISAECSRHGVLLLANSGLQGLAGINTAGVHLTSQDLMRCRDRPKHCRWLAASCHNLIELRQAENIGADFVVLAPVLETRSHPDAAPLGWQQFAELTAQCSLPVYALGGLRQADLDRALMAGAQGIAGISTFRQR; this is encoded by the coding sequence ATGCCGAATACCGGACTTAATCAACAACGGCAAGACCAGGGTCTCGCGGTGCATGTCGCGGTCGGCGTGATTGAAGATGTCGATGGAAAAATACTGATCGCTAGACGGCCAGATCATGTGCATCAGGGGGGGCTGTGGGAATTTCCCGGCGGCAAGCTCGAGTCCGGAGAATCGGTGCGTCAGGCGTTGTCGCGCGAACTGGATGAGGAGCTGGGTATTCGCTTTAAGCAGGCGCAGCCGCTGATCAAGATCGCTCATCGCTATGCCGAGCTCGATGTTCTGTTGGATGTTTGGCGGATCAAGGCGTTTGCAGGACAAGTCAGGGGGCGCGAAGGGCAGGAGGTGAAATGGGTCAAACCCGAGCAACTGTCGGACTATCAGTTTCCGGCCGCCAACAGACCGATTATCAGTGCGGCAAGATTGCCCAGCCATTACGCCATTCTGGAAGGCCGTGATGAGACGGCGGTATTGACCCATCTTGGCGCACTTATTGAACAGGGCGTCAAGCTGGTGCAGTTGCGCCTGAAAAACTTCACAAGGGCGGTTCCCAAGCGTTTGTTGCAGGACATCAGCGCCGAATGCAGTCGTCATGGGGTCCTGCTCTTGGCCAATTCCGGTTTGCAAGGACTTGCAGGCATCAACACCGCCGGTGTTCATTTGACCAGCCAGGACTTAATGCGCTGTAGAGATCGTCCGAAACACTGTCGATGGTTGGCTGCTTCCTGTCATAATCTTATCGAATTGCGGCAGGCGGAAAACATAGGGGCTGATTTTGTCGTGTTGGCGCCGGTATTGGAGACACGCAGTCACCCGGATGCCGCGCCGTTGGGTTGGCAACAGTTCGCCGAATTGACAGCGCAATGTTCATTGCCGGTTTATGCGTTGGGCGGACTCAGGCAGGCCGATCTTGACCGGGCCTTAATGGCCGGCGCGCAAGGGATCGCCGGCATCAGCACGTTTCGACAACGTTAA
- the trxC gene encoding thioredoxin TrxC codes for MKTLHIVCPHCHTTNRIAAERLQQAPKCGKCKQAIFTAQPLALTAAHFARHLHGNDIPVIVDFWAPWCGPCKMMAPAFSEAAAQLEPQVRLAKLNTEQEQGIAAQYGIRSIPTLILFRKGQEVARQAGAMGAADIIRWIQAAL; via the coding sequence ATGAAAACCCTTCATATTGTCTGCCCGCACTGCCATACAACCAACCGGATAGCCGCCGAGCGCTTGCAGCAGGCCCCAAAATGCGGCAAATGCAAACAGGCCATTTTCACCGCCCAGCCGCTGGCATTAACCGCCGCTCATTTTGCTCGCCACCTCCATGGCAACGACATCCCGGTTATCGTCGACTTCTGGGCCCCGTGGTGTGGACCCTGTAAGATGATGGCGCCGGCCTTCAGCGAGGCGGCCGCGCAACTGGAACCCCAGGTTCGTTTAGCCAAACTCAATACCGAACAGGAACAGGGGATTGCCGCTCAATACGGCATACGCAGCATTCCGACGCTGATCCTTTTTCGCAAGGGCCAGGAAGTCGCCCGCCAAGCCGGGGCGATGGGGGCAGCGGATATTATCCGCTGGATTCAGGCGGCTCTTTAA
- the yacG gene encoding DNA gyrase inhibitor YacG, with product MSNQKPLTVHCPTCKKPVQWSEQQRFRPFCCERCKLIDLGEWAMEEKKIAGEPAFIETADDCDGFLH from the coding sequence ATGAGTAATCAAAAACCACTGACCGTCCATTGCCCAACCTGCAAAAAACCGGTGCAATGGAGCGAACAACAACGCTTCAGACCCTTTTGCTGCGAGCGCTGCAAACTGATCGACTTGGGGGAATGGGCGATGGAAGAAAAAAAGATCGCTGGCGAACCGGCTTTTATCGAGACGGCAGACGATTGTGACGGATTTTTACACTAA
- the zapD gene encoding cell division protein ZapD codes for MNTQTTYEFPLNERIRVFMRLEQLFLQLSHFSAGSTIYDKRAAISVLLDILMIFRRNDLKSELLKELDRHIKVLNQIGNSQGVDTDKLQQLLTQLNQVSKNLYSSNGKIGVNVMESDLFQSISQRNAIPGGSCSFDLPAFHYWLEQEDAEQQKDLERWTKPLIDIRTAIELILNFVRHSMTPTDEIAEAGFFQMALDSSHPLQLLRVSIDAELPCFAEISGGKHRFTIRFMKPSNDENRPTQSQDDIPFSLTRCMF; via the coding sequence TTGAATACACAGACTACATATGAATTTCCGCTCAATGAACGGATTCGCGTCTTTATGCGATTGGAACAATTATTCCTGCAACTGAGTCATTTTAGCGCCGGTTCTACCATCTACGATAAACGCGCTGCCATTTCGGTACTGCTCGACATTCTGATGATTTTCCGCCGTAATGACTTGAAATCGGAACTGTTGAAAGAACTCGATCGTCATATCAAGGTGCTAAACCAGATTGGCAACAGCCAAGGCGTTGATACCGATAAATTGCAACAACTACTCACACAACTGAATCAAGTCAGTAAAAACCTATACAGCAGCAATGGCAAAATAGGCGTCAATGTCATGGAGAGCGACTTATTTCAGAGTATTTCGCAACGCAATGCCATACCCGGCGGCAGCTGTTCATTTGATTTACCGGCCTTTCATTATTGGTTGGAGCAAGAAGACGCCGAACAACAAAAAGACCTGGAACGCTGGACGAAGCCATTGATTGATATCCGCACGGCGATTGAATTGATCCTCAACTTCGTCAGACATAGCATGACACCGACTGATGAGATTGCGGAAGCCGGTTTTTTTCAGATGGCGCTGGACAGCAGTCACCCATTACAACTGCTCAGAGTGAGCATCGACGCCGAACTCCCTTGTTTTGCCGAAATCAGCGGCGGCAAGCACAGATTCACGATCCGTTTCATGAAACCTTCGAACGATGAAAACCGTCCGACTCAAAGTCAGGATGATATTCCCTTTTCGTTAACCCGCTGCATGTTCTAA
- the coaE gene encoding dephospho-CoA kinase (Dephospho-CoA kinase (CoaE) performs the final step in coenzyme A biosynthesis.) — MLRIGLTGGIGCGKSTVSKLFQQLGAPVIDADVIAHSLVTTGQPALRQLENAFGSEIINADGSLDRAALRERVFAEPAEKKKLENILHPLIYAQIEAEIRQLRAPYCIVSIPLLLETNMTTRIDRVLVIDCPVETQIARVKQRDGLSTELINRIIASQVSRDTRLSRADDIIDNSKTPRQLAEQVKKLHNLYLKWS, encoded by the coding sequence ATGCTTAGAATCGGCCTGACCGGCGGCATAGGCTGCGGCAAGTCTACCGTTTCCAAACTCTTCCAGCAATTGGGGGCGCCGGTCATCGATGCCGATGTGATCGCCCATAGCCTGGTGACGACCGGGCAACCCGCTTTGCGACAATTGGAAAACGCATTCGGCAGTGAGATTATCAATGCCGATGGCTCGCTTGACAGAGCCGCACTGCGTGAGCGGGTCTTCGCCGAACCGGCGGAAAAGAAAAAACTGGAAAATATCCTTCATCCGCTGATCTATGCCCAGATCGAGGCGGAAATTCGACAATTGCGCGCCCCCTATTGCATCGTCAGCATACCGTTACTACTGGAAACCAACATGACCACGCGCATAGACCGAGTTTTGGTCATCGACTGTCCGGTGGAAACCCAAATAGCGCGCGTCAAACAGCGCGACGGTCTGTCCACCGAGCTGATTAATCGCATCATCGCCAGCCAGGTTAGTCGAGATACGCGTTTATCTCGCGCCGACGACATCATTGACAATTCAAAAACGCCCCGCCAACTTGCAGAACAAGTAAAAAAGCTTCACAATTTATATCTGAAATGGTCATAA
- a CDS encoding prepilin peptidase, with translation MQLLLDTLQHSLTLLTAVIFVLGLMIGSFLNVVIFRLPVMMTRDWRRECREFLELEEEPQAERFNLLVPLSRCPHCQTDIKPYQNIPVFSYLFLQGKCAQCGSAISPRYPLIEAFTGICSAIVAWHFGYGAEMLFALLLTWCLIAASFIDIDHQLLPDSITLPMLWLGLFLSLFSVYTDPQSSIIGAIAGYLSLWTIYQLFKLLTGKEGMGYGDFKLLALFGAWLGWQYLPLIVLLSSLVGSVIGIAMVILVKKDRNTPIPFGPYLAAAGWLALIWGDEINRLYLNTIGL, from the coding sequence ATGCAATTATTACTCGATACCCTGCAACATTCCTTGACCTTGTTAACGGCCGTCATTTTTGTGCTCGGCCTGATGATCGGCAGCTTCTTGAATGTCGTGATCTTCCGCCTGCCGGTGATGATGACCCGGGACTGGCGGCGGGAATGTCGGGAATTTCTGGAATTGGAGGAAGAACCGCAAGCGGAAAGGTTCAACCTGCTCGTACCTCTGTCGCGTTGCCCACACTGCCAAACCGACATCAAGCCTTATCAAAATATCCCGGTCTTCAGCTATCTGTTTTTGCAAGGAAAATGTGCGCAATGCGGCAGCGCGATTTCTCCGCGTTACCCGTTGATCGAGGCTTTCACCGGCATTTGTTCGGCGATTGTCGCCTGGCATTTCGGCTACGGCGCCGAAATGCTGTTCGCTTTATTGCTGACCTGGTGTTTAATCGCCGCCAGCTTCATCGATATCGATCACCAATTGCTGCCTGATTCGATCACCCTACCGATGTTGTGGCTGGGATTGTTTTTAAGCTTGTTTTCGGTTTATACCGACCCCCAATCCAGCATCATCGGCGCCATTGCCGGTTATTTGAGCCTATGGACGATTTATCAGCTGTTTAAACTGCTGACCGGCAAGGAAGGCATGGGCTATGGCGACTTCAAGCTGCTCGCGTTGTTCGGCGCCTGGCTGGGATGGCAATATTTACCGCTGATCGTTCTGTTATCGTCGCTGGTTGGCAGCGTGATCGGCATCGCGATGGTTATCCTGGTCAAAAAAGACCGTAACACACCGATCCCTTTCGGGCCCTACCTGGCCGCCGCCGGCTGGCTGGCGCTGATCTGGGGGGACGAGATCAACCGCCTCTATCTGAATACCATCGGCTTATAA
- a CDS encoding type II secretion system F family protein has protein sequence MAEKKEEQIDFIWEGIDKQRNKTKGEISAKSETIARTDLRRMGVRVIKIKPKPKPLFGAKVQKITPADIAVFARQLATMLEAGVPLVQSFDIIGKGHENASMSEMLLSIKTDIEGGDTLAQALRKKNLYFDDLFCNLVEAGEQAGVLETLLDKIATYKEKTESLKKKIKKAMTYPIAVLVVAFIVTAILLIFVVPVFEDLFQSFGADLPSFTKFVIGLSEWAQQWWWAVLGVIGVTIYVFGYFKKRSRPFNQFLDRTLLRLPVVGMILHKSAIARFARTLSTMSAAGVPLVEALESVAGATGNIIYHDAVMKMREDVSTGQQLQFSMSQVNLFPHMVIQMVAIGEESGSIDAMLDKVADFYEEEVDNLVDNLSSLMEPIIMAILGILVGGLIVAMYLPIFKLGAAVG, from the coding sequence ATGGCAGAAAAGAAAGAAGAACAGATCGACTTCATCTGGGAAGGCATCGATAAACAGCGCAATAAAACCAAGGGCGAAATCAGCGCCAAGAGCGAGACGATCGCCAGAACCGACCTGAGACGCATGGGGGTTCGCGTCATCAAAATCAAGCCCAAGCCCAAGCCGTTGTTTGGCGCCAAGGTGCAAAAAATCACGCCGGCCGATATCGCCGTATTCGCCCGTCAATTGGCCACGATGCTGGAAGCCGGCGTGCCACTGGTGCAGTCCTTCGACATCATCGGTAAAGGTCATGAAAACGCCAGCATGTCGGAAATGTTGTTGTCGATCAAGACCGATATCGAGGGCGGCGACACCCTGGCCCAGGCTTTGCGTAAAAAAAACCTGTACTTCGACGATTTGTTCTGCAATCTGGTCGAGGCCGGCGAACAGGCCGGGGTGTTGGAAACGTTGCTGGACAAGATTGCCACCTACAAGGAAAAAACCGAATCGCTGAAGAAAAAAATCAAAAAGGCCATGACCTATCCGATCGCCGTGCTGGTGGTCGCTTTCATCGTCACGGCGATATTGTTGATTTTCGTGGTGCCGGTATTCGAGGATTTATTCCAGAGTTTTGGCGCCGATCTGCCGTCATTCACAAAATTCGTCATCGGCTTATCGGAATGGGCCCAGCAATGGTGGTGGGCGGTGCTCGGCGTCATCGGCGTCACCATTTATGTGTTCGGTTATTTCAAGAAGCGTTCCCGCCCCTTCAATCAATTTCTCGACCGCACGCTGCTGAGACTCCCCGTCGTCGGCATGATTCTGCACAAGTCGGCAATCGCTCGTTTTGCCCGTACATTGTCGACGATGTCGGCCGCCGGCGTGCCGCTGGTCGAGGCGCTGGAATCGGTGGCCGGCGCCACCGGCAACATTATTTATCATGACGCGGTGATGAAGATGCGCGAGGATGTCTCGACCGGCCAGCAGCTGCAGTTTTCCATGTCACAGGTCAATTTGTTTCCACATATGGTCATACAGATGGTTGCGATCGGCGAGGAGTCGGGCTCGATAGACGCCATGCTCGACAAGGTGGCGGACTTCTATGAAGAGGAAGTCGACAATCTGGTCGACAACTTGAGCAGCCTGATGGAACCGATTATCATGGCTATCTTGGGGATTCTGGTCGGCGGCCTGATTGTCGCGATGTATCTACCGATCTTCAAGCTCGGTGCAGCGGTTGGCTAA
- the pilB gene encoding type IV-A pilus assembly ATPase PilB, which translates to MSTVVSDLQFSGLTKCLIRKGLLTEESAQTAFQEADKQKISLISYLVNNQHLDSKTIASFASLEFGVPFFDLDAIDIRSLPVKLVDEKLIRHHHALPLFKRGNRLFVATSDPTNFQALDEIKFHTRLNTENILVEEDKLGKAIEASLEAADTSMADLLDEDLENIDISGGEQETPKEENTSDIDDAPIVRFVNKILLDSIKKGVSDIHLEPFEKTFRIRFRGDGILYEAASPPANIANRIISRIKVMSRMDIAERRVPQDGRIKMQLSKNRAIDFRVNTCPTLFGEKVVLRILDPTSAQLGIEKLGFEPAQQQLFLKAIHRPYGMVLVTGPTGSGKTVSLYTGLNILNSMERNISTAEDPVEITVEGINQVNVNPKAGLTFAEALKAFLRQDPDIIMVGEIRDLETASIAVKAAQTGHLVLSTLHTNDAPQTINRLMQMGIEPFNIVSAVNLIMAQRLARRLCEHCKQPADYPDNIYLDAGFNKEELAGLQIYTHVGCEHCNGGYKGRVGIYQVMPISEAMRALILRGGNAMEMAELSLSEGINDLRASGLLKVKQGITTLEEIDRVTKE; encoded by the coding sequence ATGTCGACAGTAGTAAGTGATTTACAATTCAGCGGGTTGACCAAATGTCTGATAAGAAAAGGTCTGCTGACAGAAGAAAGCGCCCAAACCGCATTTCAAGAAGCCGATAAGCAAAAAATCTCGTTAATCAGCTACCTGGTTAATAACCAGCATCTAGACAGTAAAACGATTGCGTCCTTCGCCTCGCTGGAATTCGGTGTGCCGTTTTTCGATCTCGACGCCATAGACATCCGCTCGCTGCCGGTCAAACTGGTCGACGAAAAACTGATCAGGCACCATCATGCCCTGCCGCTGTTCAAGCGCGGCAATCGTTTATTTGTCGCCACCTCCGATCCGACCAATTTTCAGGCGCTGGACGAGATCAAATTCCACACCCGTCTCAACACCGAAAATATTCTGGTCGAAGAAGATAAGTTAGGCAAGGCGATCGAGGCTTCGCTGGAAGCGGCCGACACCTCGATGGCGGACCTGCTCGATGAAGACCTGGAAAACATCGACATCTCTGGCGGCGAACAAGAGACTCCGAAAGAAGAAAACACTTCCGATATCGATGACGCTCCGATTGTCCGTTTCGTTAACAAGATTCTGCTCGATTCGATTAAAAAAGGCGTATCCGATATCCACCTGGAGCCGTTCGAGAAGACTTTCCGCATCCGCTTCCGCGGCGACGGCATACTCTATGAAGCCGCCAGCCCGCCCGCCAATATCGCCAACCGGATTATTTCCCGCATCAAGGTCATGTCCAGAATGGACATCGCCGAGCGCCGCGTGCCTCAGGACGGACGCATCAAGATGCAATTATCCAAGAACCGCGCCATCGACTTTCGGGTCAATACGTGCCCTACCCTGTTCGGCGAGAAAGTGGTGCTGAGGATACTCGACCCGACCAGCGCCCAACTCGGCATCGAGAAACTGGGCTTTGAACCGGCGCAACAACAACTCTTTCTTAAAGCGATTCATCGGCCTTATGGCATGGTGCTGGTCACCGGGCCGACCGGCAGCGGGAAGACGGTGTCGCTCTACACCGGCCTGAATATATTGAACAGTATGGAACGGAACATTTCCACCGCCGAAGACCCGGTGGAAATTACCGTAGAAGGCATCAATCAGGTCAACGTCAACCCGAAAGCCGGCCTGACCTTCGCCGAGGCGCTGAAGGCCTTTTTACGTCAAGACCCCGATATCATCATGGTCGGTGAGATTCGCGACCTGGAAACCGCCAGCATCGCCGTAAAAGCCGCGCAAACCGGCCACCTCGTATTATCGACCCTGCACACCAACGATGCGCCGCAAACGATCAACCGCCTGATGCAAATGGGCATAGAGCCTTTCAATATCGTCTCCGCGGTCAATTTAATCATGGCGCAAAGGCTGGCCCGGCGCCTATGCGAGCACTGCAAACAACCGGCCGACTATCCGGACAACATCTACTTGGACGCAGGTTTCAATAAAGAAGAATTGGCCGGTCTACAAATTTATACCCATGTCGGCTGTGAGCATTGCAATGGCGGCTATAAAGGCCGGGTCGGCATTTATCAGGTCATGCCGATCAGCGAAGCCATGCGAGCCCTCATCCTACGCGGCGGCAATGCGATGGAAATGGCCGAGCTGTCGTTAAGCGAGGGCATCAACGATCTGAGGGCCTCCGGTCTGCTCAAGGTCAAGCAAGGCATCACCACGTTGGAAGAAATTGACAGGGTAACGAAGGAATAA
- a CDS encoding response regulator encodes MDRKEFTDLKVYLVEPSHTQQLIIKQHLGEFGIADIVTLTSGAHTLDSLPHNQPDLIISAMYLPDMTGVDLVHAIREEEASYDMAFLLISSETNIKYLEPIRQAGAIGILPKPFSPQELDIALSATLDYLNPSKVELDHFDIEDLNVLLVDDSQLSQHFIIRILNDLGIELVTTAENGKQAINILRQRYFDLIITDLNMPEMDGLELTRHIRHQPGQQLTPVLMVTSEQNQNRLAAVEKEGVSAVLDKPFEPSGIKKLILQLLN; translated from the coding sequence ATGGACCGCAAAGAATTCACCGATCTAAAAGTTTATCTTGTAGAACCCTCCCATACCCAACAACTGATTATTAAGCAACACCTGGGTGAATTCGGCATCGCCGACATCGTCACGCTAACGTCGGGAGCGCATACCTTGGACTCATTGCCCCATAATCAGCCCGATCTGATCATCAGCGCCATGTATTTACCGGACATGACTGGTGTTGACCTGGTTCATGCGATCAGGGAAGAGGAGGCCTCCTATGACATGGCGTTCTTGTTGATTTCCAGCGAAACCAACATCAAATACCTGGAGCCGATCAGACAAGCCGGCGCAATAGGCATACTGCCTAAGCCCTTCAGTCCGCAGGAACTCGATATCGCCCTTTCCGCAACCTTGGATTACTTGAATCCGAGCAAAGTCGAACTGGATCATTTCGATATCGAAGACCTGAACGTATTGCTGGTCGACGACAGCCAGCTCTCGCAACATTTCATCATCCGCATCCTCAACGACCTGGGCATCGAATTGGTCACGACGGCTGAAAATGGCAAACAGGCGATCAATATTTTGCGCCAACGCTATTTCGATTTAATCATTACCGACCTCAATATGCCGGAAATGGACGGCTTGGAATTGACCCGGCATATTCGCCATCAACCCGGCCAACAACTGACCCCGGTACTGATGGTCACCAGCGAACAAAATCAGAACCGACTCGCTGCGGTGGAAAAAGAAGGGGTTTCGGCGGTGCTGGACAAGCCCTTCGAACCATCCGGAATCAAAAAACTGATCCTGCAATTACTCAATTAG
- a CDS encoding HDOD domain-containing protein, producing the protein MNGSSVTQPIQTKSIEEWTEVLCEQEMPIFSNTANTIYATLDDKKKGAMELASIILQDPNLTAKLLRVSNSSYYNPSRQPINTVSRAIVILGAATIRELTLACSFFESILSSDNKERANEEIAHAIHAAVQAKALAVASNDPSPEGVFIAALLHNIGKIAFWCFSDKQALQINELIESGGYTIREAEIKVLGFSLQQLSKRLSQSWHLGGLIEEAIHQPDADNPRIRLVQLGHEISQASKAGDDSAVMQQCLKKLSHVTGLANAELETRIKRCTAQAIKTAIQFGAHDASKFIDASSKRRLTPPDNSDSAVGNKVDKKQVQFRILEEISSHISGAINLNILFELVLEGIHRGVGMDRTLFLLLGADKKSLHEKFYFGRPESAGSKIQLRNNGRANLFFHSLETVEGIWANPQQHRQLYTPQIMELTGHNECFVIPVATEQKVIGMIYCDRAISQASLNLDDFDASKHFAKQACIGLTLYRMRSL; encoded by the coding sequence ATGAATGGCAGTAGCGTAACCCAGCCAATACAAACCAAGTCCATCGAGGAATGGACTGAGGTGCTGTGCGAGCAGGAAATGCCGATTTTTTCCAATACTGCCAATACTATTTATGCGACCCTGGATGACAAAAAGAAGGGCGCCATGGAACTGGCGTCCATCATCCTACAGGACCCCAACCTGACCGCAAAGCTGCTCAGGGTCAGCAACAGCAGCTACTACAACCCTTCCCGCCAACCGATCAACACCGTGTCCCGCGCCATCGTCATTCTCGGCGCCGCGACGATCCGCGAACTCACCCTGGCTTGTTCATTTTTTGAATCGATATTGTCTTCCGACAACAAAGAACGCGCTAACGAAGAAATCGCCCACGCCATTCATGCCGCCGTGCAGGCTAAGGCGCTGGCCGTCGCCAGCAATGATCCATCACCGGAAGGCGTATTCATTGCCGCCCTACTGCATAATATCGGCAAGATCGCCTTCTGGTGCTTCAGCGATAAACAGGCGCTGCAAATCAATGAGCTGATCGAATCAGGCGGCTACACGATCCGCGAAGCGGAAATAAAGGTCTTGGGTTTCAGCCTACAACAATTGAGCAAACGACTCAGTCAATCCTGGCATTTAGGCGGCTTGATCGAAGAGGCCATCCATCAGCCCGATGCCGACAACCCCCGCATACGGCTAGTCCAGCTAGGGCATGAAATCAGCCAGGCCAGCAAAGCCGGCGATGATTCGGCGGTGATGCAACAATGCCTAAAGAAACTAAGTCATGTCACCGGCCTGGCCAACGCCGAGCTGGAAACCCGAATCAAGCGCTGTACCGCGCAGGCCATAAAAACGGCGATACAATTTGGCGCTCATGATGCCTCCAAGTTTATAGACGCCAGTTCGAAACGGCGACTAACACCACCTGACAATAGCGACTCGGCAGTCGGCAACAAGGTGGATAAAAAACAAGTCCAGTTCCGCATCCTGGAGGAAATCAGCAGCCATATCAGTGGCGCGATCAATCTTAATATCCTGTTCGAATTGGTGCTCGAAGGCATACATCGGGGCGTCGGCATGGACAGAACGCTGTTTCTATTGTTGGGCGCCGACAAAAAATCATTGCACGAGAAATTCTACTTCGGCCGACCTGAGTCCGCCGGCAGCAAAATACAACTGCGCAACAACGGACGAGCAAATCTATTTTTTCATAGCCTGGAAACAGTCGAAGGCATTTGGGCGAATCCGCAACAACATCGCCAGCTCTACACCCCACAGATCATGGAATTGACCGGCCATAACGAATGTTTTGTCATTCCCGTCGCGACCGAACAAAAAGTCATCGGCATGATTTATTGCGACCGCGCCATCAGCCAGGCCTCTTTGAACCTCGATGACTTCGACGCCAGCAAGCATTTTGCCAAACAGGCTTGCATCGGCTTGACCTTATACCGGATGAGAAGCCTCTAA